A region of the Gigantopelta aegis isolate Gae_Host chromosome 11, Gae_host_genome, whole genome shotgun sequence genome:
acatacatacatatacgtatacatatacatatacatatacatatacatatatatatatatataatatatatacatactatatatatatacgtatatatatatatatatatacatatatatatatatatataatatacatatatatatatatatatattatatatatatatatatatatatatatacacacacacacacatacacacacatacagagagagagagagagagagagagagagagagagagagagagagagagagagagagagagagagagagagaggagagagagagagagagagagagagcgattgATGCGCAGGTctgcaaaatgtttaaaaagactGAATCTtcataaacacacgcacacgcacatgttTGTAGACGTCTTTAGGGGTGAGTGGGGTGTAGACCCATTaacctatttctcattccaaccagtgctccacaactgttgtaacaatATTACTGAaaatactgtcctgtctgtggtgggATGCTGTGTGTAAAAGACCCCTAGCTGTTGACCGGAAAGAGTAACACATTGCGTGACGATAAcgtgttttctctttttatgtgtggaccttaaccgaaagaatgtatgaatgtttaacgaaccataattctgacgccatataatcgtaattaaaacatgttgagtAAGcctcgttgaataaaacatgttGAGTAAGcctcgttgaataaaacatgttGAGTAAGcctcgttgaataaaacatttccttctttccttgaAGGGCCGTAGCTAGCCGGTAAAATATTAGACAATTcactggttattgatattgacgttttaagtatgtaaccgttctgaaatggctgcaaaatggtatttcagaacctctagatttcaaaatattatcggtgtgtgtgtgtgtgtgtgtgtgtgtgtgtatgtgccatGGCCGCATTTCTAATCATGTTGCTTTCGAAAAGAagtattaaactttaaaatattgtaattaacgactgatatatcaaaggctatattTTTGATTTTGGTCATTTCAGAAAAAATGTCAAGGTCAAAGGGTCGAATTTGTCGCTCGGCAACCGCAGGAGAACCAAACAGACAACGAAAAGGGAAAGGGGGGAGTTTCCACCAAGGGACGTAACTCTAGTCCTTCTAACAAACGAAAAGCTGAGACATCGGGAAAGAAGAAAGCAGGCGGCAAAAAGAGCGGCAAAAAGGCGGGGAAGAAAGGcgggaagaagaaaaagaaaaagaagtgaACTGTCCAATAAATGTGTTTGTAACTGCACACGTGTATGTAACAGCGATCTTGATAGGTTAGACAAAAAGGACAGCAGCTACGCAATGCCGTTCACCAAGTAAATTGTGCGCATTGTAATCTATGTACATATTGTTGAAGCTGAAAATGCAACTTGGTGTCgatcatttataaacaacaataacaaaacattttgccaaaacATGTACGGATCATCAttcttaatatttatttaata
Encoded here:
- the LOC121385281 gene encoding uncharacterized protein LOC121385281; the encoded protein is MRMCRWGCPTTNTTYQCKWCGTRYCKECLRGEFTGEMKESTECRKCRQKKCQGQRVEFVARQPQENQTDNEKGKGGVSTKGRNSSPSNKRKAETSGKKKAGGKKSGKKAGKKGGKKKKKKK